The Elgaria multicarinata webbii isolate HBS135686 ecotype San Diego chromosome 1, rElgMul1.1.pri, whole genome shotgun sequence genome includes the window GGCTTGTGATACTAGCATAATTACTAATGTGGGATAGTTCTAGGGAATATCATTGGGATCCAGTCAAACAACCTCTTTGGCATAGAACCTCACAAGTATTCTAAGCTTGCCAGAGAAAAACTTATCTTGCTTTCACCGTCATATTTTGGAGTATGCACATGTCACATTAGGTGCTGTTTACTCAAATTCCTCCAAGAAATACATACAAGACATAACTGTGTTTTGAAATGCATGTTCTTCTCCCATTCAGCAGTCATCAGTGTGTTTCACAAGTTGTCATAGCTATTGAGTTTTATGGGAATGGAAAGCTCAAAGACTTAATTTGCCAAGTCCAAATGAGGTCTCCCAACAaatgacttgggccttagctagacctacctgatagcccgcgacagaggagggaagatctcgcgttgtgtttaactcGAGATCCCTCttttgtttacacatgaggcacaacaaccccagaaggagaggcgtcgtgcccgccattttttaatttattaaaagggcagcagcgcacgaacactcgtgcgttaaaggtaagtggttttttaaatttaaattattttccctgctccccccaccctacccccgatgggtgcagcgctgtgccccatgagcggctcctcgcgaggagccaggtcaacccgcggcacccgGCCACGTTCCggggtctcaggctcagccctggactgcggaaaaaccggggccaaaggggagggcaagatcccggggcaagtaacggatcatccctccctgatcccaggatcccctgtgcggtcatgtggacacacagggacaatcccgggtatcaccccaggatttcacctgGTCTAGCTTGGTGTTTCTTGCCTCTTCACAATTATTAATGCTGCCGGAAAGCATTTGTAGATGTGTCTATGGTCCAAATGCTGGTATTCTAATGTAGCAATGCTTTCTCTTTTCAGTGATGCTACAACCTTTTGATtatgaccctaatgagaaaagtaaACACAAGTTTATGGTTCAGTCGATGTTCGCACCCCCTGATACTTCAGACATGGAAGCAGTagtgagtattttaaaaaatgtttaccaaGGTGATGCACTTTTCTATATGCCTAATATTTCAGCAAGCCTTTTTTGAAGAGTAGTTAATTGCCTAAAGTGCTCAGTATAATAGGGCAGGACAGAGAAAATAAAGTAGAGGGGTCGAGGGAATTCCCAGAAAATTAGACTAGACAATCCTGATACCTTTGGAATAGAACTCTTGGCAAGACTGCAAACTTCTCAATGTTCATAGAGGTCTATCTTCTGTTGGAAAGATGTATGGTTGCTTAGCTACCTTATGAAACAAGATAGGCAAATGGACTGTTGTGAACATCTTTTTTTAGTTCTTAGTAGGAGAATGAACTACCCACAAGTATATGCAGTTATAATATTGAACCcatctgggtttgcacaacacaacattACTCCTACTTCTAGAAAACTCTTACAGCATAATGTGGGTATGCATCCTCCTCTGCAGAGGAAGGCTAGTGTTGACTGAGTCGCTTTGGAAATACCCATATCCAAATTTAGATGTAGATAGCACCTATGGATTTTGTACCTATTACTAGTGAGTTGTTGGCACTGTAAATTGAGATTAATCTTGTCCAGCGATGAGGTCTCTTAAGTGGTAGTAGTACCAATCATGTGGATCAGTTATATAATAACATGCCTGTTTGACCCTATTGTGAAAGGTATTTTATTCTTACTTATCAAGATTGATGGCCTTGACAATGAACTTTGAATGAATGTTGTTTATGATGAACTAATCTACAGGTTGAATACTCTTAGAATTGAGTAGATTTTTTGAAGAAGTCACTTGAATCTAGATCAGCtttcttggcaccctccagataggttgaactacaactcccactgacTGTAACCAACATGCCTGAGGGCCtttgtggctggggatgatgggagttatggtcCAACCTATCCGAAGGAtgctaggttgaggaaggttgatcTAGAAGACTGCTGCCACTGTCCTAATAGTCCACCTGTGCACTGTTAAGAGCTGAAACAGTCTGTGATACTTATTCTTAATTGTATACTTACTGTCTAGAAGATGTGTTCATGCTGCTACCGAAGGATGGTGTTTAGTGCCAGTGGTTCGCATTTGTAAAATGTTTAGTCTCTGCTGGATACAACCAGCCCTGCTGTTTACAGTGTCTGAATAGCTGCCGGGGCACATTGCACGCAACCCACAGCTAAGCATTTGGAGGAACTTGTTGGCTTGGCTAATAGCAGTCCCACTGCATTTTTTCTCGTCGGCATAATCCACCTTATGTGAAACAAAACATTACATAAACAGAGCTAACCAGTGCAATTAGCCCTACAGTGTCTGGCCATGAGATTGGGTGCAGTGCATGACCGTGCTGCTACAATCCTAACTGTTTGCAAATAGGTACTATTCTTGGTCAGGGGTCTACAGTATTTCACTAGGCTTGCTGGCCAGGCCAAGAATAGTTGCTGCAAGAAGCACACTGCCCATGCTGTCAAGACAAGCTGCCCTCTGCCTCCACTGGCGTTTCTAAAGAGAAGGACCAGCTGGGAGCAAGTGTTGATAGGTGCCACTGCTTGccatgagcagtatccaatggtccTCTTCCACTCACCCCACCCTTTTTCTTGCTTTGGCACTACGTAGCCAAGGCTGTTGAGGTGTTTTGGCCATGCAGCAGTCAAACAACCCCCAGCCTCCCTCTCAACCTTGGAGTTGGGGAGATGTCAAGGACCACTGCACAACCTCCCAGATCCCATCTCACTTCTGCAGCTTCAAAGTAGGGAGTAAGGCTGGTCGCTGGCTGCTTGCCACACTCGCCATGGTGAGCAGATTCATTGAAGCCTGTTCTTGCCTCTTCTTAAACTTTTTCGCAGGCTTTCCAGAATGCTATGACTCAAGACTCAAATGTATAGTTCAGCCCTTTTTGTCTCAAAGGATCAGGCAAATAAGTGTCCTTTTCAGACAGACAAAACAACCGTCTGTGTGAAACCTAAATAAAAAGAAGTATATATGCCAAGCCAAAATGATTCAGCATCCTTTGAAATAGGAAGGTGTTACCTTTCTTCTAGAAGATATTTGGGGCATTGGCTAATCGTTCTCCTTTCAATTCTGCGTGTTTTTAGTGGAAAGAAGCAAAACCAGAAGAACTCATGGATTCAAAACTTAGATGTGTCTTCGAGCTGCCAGCAGAAAATGATAAACCCGTGAGTGCAATTGTATTTTTATGTGCTTTGTAGAACAGCTGCTCCTTATGAATAAAACCTTGGACTCTGAAGTTAACTATAAGTTGTCCAAATGTCTATCTGTAGCTTGTTGAGGAATGCTGTTAAGAAAAGAAAGGGCACCTTTGCTATTATGCATAACTTTATATATATCTGTATATATGCAGGTGCTTAACATTAGCTTGTTATTATAGGACACTACGAACACTAATACTTTTTTCATTTTGCtggatttggatttttttttaattaactttatTATACAGGATTAGTTTTGTTTGGAGGTGGAAGGGAAAAGGGCATATTTTTGGAAACATAAATCCTTCaaatgtttcaaaactgcaaaaataaaaagttctgtcCCATGAATAAGAACTGTGCTTAAGAAAGGAGAGGCATCCATGTAAAACATgggtggggaatatgtggccctgcagatgttggactgcaattcccatcatgcatATCCAGCATAGTCAGTAGTGAGTGATGATGGGAATTCCAACAACTTCTGCAGGGCAGCACATTCCCCATCATGGCTGCAAAAGATGGAACGTATTGGAATAACACAACCCATATAttccagggtttgtttgttttgttttttatccctGAACATTGCAATGATAAGAGACTTGCAGCAAGTAATAGCAGCCTCTTCATCTTAGCCATTAACAATGGCATAGCATGTTGTGACTCGGTTTTGAGGACAAAAGATGGAACGTTCCAGAGGAAGGGTGTGTGGGACACCTCCAGAGATATTACAGAGGAGGAGTTCTCACAAAGGGTGGGTATGTTTAGAGAGTACTGGCTGTACGTCTTTAAATTGGACTAAAAGAATGGTTCCTCCCTTGGTGTTCCTTCCTGCCCTTTTAACGCAGGAGCGGTTATTACATTGTCCCGTGCTAATACTAGAATCGGATTCCAAGACAGCGCTGCCCCTGGAGTTTCAGCCAAGtacttaggccttagcttagTGTTCCCCAACACTTGGGTGATTCACAGCATGCTTGAAGTTGACTCCCTTCCTGTATCGCCAAGATCAAGGACTGCCCTTGTTGTGCGCCCTGCTGGTTATTTCCCCATCACTCCTGCAAGGGGGTATATGGGGGGAAGCAAGGTGTTCTGGGTTACAAAAGATTTCAGGGACAGGCCTTTCATAGCTGCAAACAATTTGAAAAGTTACTGAACTCTTGTTGCTTTGCTACCTGATTCACTGCACTGGTATGCATGGTGCTCAGGTCCTTTTGATCTCCTTAATCCCAGCAGCTACTCTTTTGTACTCTATGTGTGTGCAATTGTTTACTCTTTAAAATGTGTGCCTATATCTAAGTGAACACAGGGACAGCCCCAACCCTGGTGTCCCCCttaggtgttggactacaactcccattgtcccatGCTAGCTGAAGTTtatcagagttgtagtccaacatatatggTTGGGGTGGCTGTGAAAAATAGAAAGGCTGGAAATCCTGGCTTTCAGTGTGGCATGACTTGCTAGGATTCAGGGGAAAGCCTTCTCATTGGCCCTGTCTATAAACTGCATAATTCCCTGCCTCAAGAGGTTAATTTGGACACCTCTCAATGCTTCTGCTGCCTCGCTAAGACACTTTTATCCCACGTAGAATTTCAACGGTGGCCTCTTCTTAAGGCTGTTTTACTTACTCTGTTGGTCTTCTTTTTACTGTCTTTATTATAGCACTATAAAAAGAAGTATAGCACTTTTAAATTACAGTGAGCTGCCCTGAGTGATGTAAATACAGTGGGGATGGCAGATTTTAAATTTCCGTAACTTAAACAttctcctcttttcttcttctctcaacaGCATgatgtagaaataaataaaattatatccaCAGCTGCAACAAAGACAGAATCTTCCGTAATGTCAAAATCGTTAAGTTCTTCTTTGGATGACACTGAAGTTAAGAAAGTAATGGAAGAATGTAAGAGGCTTCAGTTAGAAGTTCAGAGGTTACGAGAGGAGAATAAACAATTTAAGGTAAGTttgtgtgtagatagatagatagatatcgaGATATGTTCCTAACTTTCTGATGTAGATATGTTTTTAGACTGGATTTAATTCATGTTTTGTGTGTTGGAATGGTTCATGAAAGTGTGTCTACGAAGCCCTTTGCCACATGAAGCAACTCAAATATTAAGGTCTTCCTCAGAGGCCTTTCTTTTGGTACCCCCACTATTTGGAGGTGAGATGAGTGTTGACTTGTTTGAGCAAGggcgcagaacctcaggcccaggggccacatCCAGACCACTCGTGGGCCAAATAATTCCCCCTGGAGTTCCTCAGATAGCCACGGTACCTTTCCCTGCCCCCTACCTCCTTTCCCTCGAATACTGATCATTCGatagtttcccaacttttgtgcttCTCTTCCCAACaacctaaaaggttgaaatgcctctcctaagatgtagtgactggcagtgagagctataagctaaaataggctgggatTTGGGGCCCTGACccgttttgcctttagccccgcccaccactggaatgcagcccccgagggCTTCCTcgaaatggaatttagcccttgggctgaaagaggtacCACACCCCTGAGTTAGAGGGCCTTTCCAGTTGTGAGCCCCTGATTTCAGAATACTCTTCCCAGGGAGACtcacctgagagccagtgtggtgtagtggctaagatggactgggaatcaggagatccgggttctagtccccactcagccatggaaacccactgggtgactttgggccagtcacagaatctcagcccaacctacctcaccaaATAGAACAGAAACCACCACAAGACAGTTTCGGAGTCCCAAAGTGCCCAAGAATCACAGAAAGATAGGATCCTTGGTATCAAATACCACTGAGAGGTCTACCAGAATCAACAAGGACGTTTTTGTGACCTACCCAGAGACCTtcactattgggtggtacagaaatataataaatgaaatgaaatgaaactgaagGACATACTCCTCTTGTCTAGCTCCCAGTGTtggtcatccaccaaggctgtttcaattCCATACCCAGATAATTCCTTCTGCAAGGCATACTTGTAGTTATGTGTTAAATCGGTACTAACGAAAGTTAGAGCTGACTGGAGTTCCTGCTCAGCCAAGCATATGAAATTCAGGTAGAAAAATCTGTTTGTAGGTATTGGGTTTCACAAGAACCTATGGATAATACCCAATGTTAGTCTGTAGATTAAATTTTATTGAATTAAATTTCAGTGAGTGTACTCTAAGggttcatctataccaagcaggacattgcactatgaaggtggtatataaaaggcaggagccacactactgctttatagcagtattgtagtgcactgacaagtgttgggggccattgacacataccactttcatagtgttacatcctgcttggtgtagatgtgtcatgggccccaacagttgtcaatgcacttcagttccgctataaagcagtagtgtggctcctgcctttaatatgctgctttcataccatgttcatatatcctgcttggtgtattattattattatttatttatatagcaccattaatgtacatggttctgtacagagtaaaacaataaatagcaagaccctgccgcataggcttacattctaataaaatcataataaagcaataaggaggggaagagaatgcaccaaacaggcagtaaaaagtcagaacaaaatcaagttttaaaagctttaggaaaaagaaaagtttttagctgagctttaaaagctgcgattgaacttgtagttctcaaatgttctggaagagcgttccaggcataaggggcagcagaagaaaatggacgaagccgagcaagggaagtagagacccttgggcaggcgagaaacatgacatcagaggagcaaagagcacgagcggggcaatagtgtgagatgagagaggagagataggaaggagctagacagtgaaaagctttgtaggtcaacaggagaagtttatattggattctgaagtgaattggaagctgatgaagagatttcagaagtggagtaacatggtcagagcggcgagccaagaagatgatcttagcggcagagtggtggacagagaccaacggactgatgtgagaagaaggaaggccagtgagaagaaggttgcagtagtccaaccgagaaataaccagtgcgtgaatgaGCGTCTtggtagaagagacagacaaaaatgatcgaatcctggcaatattatacaggaaaaaacgacaggatttagctactgcctcaatatgaggaataaaggagagcgaggaatcaaatataaagccaagactacgagcttccttgaccggagtaagtgtaacattattgacagtaagagagaatgagagatgaggagaaggtttaggaggaaaaacaagcaattcagtctttgccatgttaagtttcaaacgatgatgaagcaacagggctaacattggatactacccctagTTTTGTCCAACTGCAGTGTAAGCACAGTTGTAGGAGCTTCCGTGTGAGAAGAGGGTGCGTGATCTCGCTCCAGATTGGTGAGGCCTCCATACCAGCCCCAACGAAGTTTTTAACTCCAAATTCTCCTTGTTGCAGGAAGAAGATGGACTGCGGATGAGAAAGGCACCCCAGACAAACCACCCAACTTTTGCTTCAGCAGGGATTGCGAAGGAGGAGGGTCTCAGCACCAGACTACTCGCACTGGTCGTTTTGTTCTTTATTGTTGGCGTAATTATAGGGAAAATAGCCTTGTAGAGGCAGCATGCCGAGGATTGTAAATTGGATTGA containing:
- the VAPB gene encoding vesicle-associated membrane protein-associated protein B/C, whose protein sequence is MAKTEQVLNLEPQHELKFKGPFTDVVTTNLKLGNPTDRNVCFKVKTTAPRRYCVRPNSGIIDAGTSINVSVMLQPFDYDPNEKSKHKFMVQSMFAPPDTSDMEAVWKEAKPEELMDSKLRCVFELPAENDKPHDVEINKIISTAATKTESSVMSKSLSSSLDDTEVKKVMEECKRLQLEVQRLREENKQFKEEDGLRMRKAPQTNHPTFASAGIAKEEGLSTRLLALVVLFFIVGVIIGKIAL